The Deltaproteobacteria bacterium sequence GCCACGCCGATCATATCCGCACCCGCATCCTTGAAATCAGTCAGGTCCTGCCGCTTCAGGACCGTGGGTGCAATGAGAAGGGAGACCGGGATATCCACGGCCGATCTGAGTCTTCGGCACACCTCGATGGTGTGGGCCACGGCGCGCTTCCGGGTGACCATGGAGATGCAGATCCGCTTGACACGGTCTTTTCTCTCCGCGATCCGGCGGATAATCTCCGTCAGGGGGTAGGTGGGCCAAGTGACCCGAATGAAGCTCTTTCCGTCGTAGGCACCGGGGCGTCTGCTGGAAAGTCCGCAATAGGCGCACCGGGCAAGGCACCCATCGGCATAGGTCAGGAGGAGGTTGATGCAATACAGTCTTGCGTCTCGATAAAACAGTCCCCGCTTGAACCCCAGGGTCATGGCCGCGGCCAGGCTCATCCGCAGATGGCCGGGGCTTTCCATGCCCCTTTCTTCTCCCTCTGTCACCTTTCTCCTCCTATAGCCGTTCAGCGATTCAGAAGTTAAGAGGTTAAGAGGCATCTGAACCTTAAACCTTAAACCTTAAACCCTGAACCTGTTAACCTTTGCCGTCTTCCTCACCAGTCCCTATGAGAAAAATCAGCGCCCACCGAACAGCAGGTGCGCTGATACCGGATCTCCAGGCCCAGGTCCCCGGCCCTTTGAATGACCGCATCCGAGGGGAGGGCCATCCGGTTGACGCCTCCCTCCAGGGCTAAAAGCTCTATCTCCTCATCCCCTCGCGTTCTGGCGCACCCGAGGCTCATGCGGACTCGAGGCATCAGGCGTCTGGCCTCAATCATCACCTCGGCCACCTCGTGGGCATGGGGCGTGGGGACCCCTTCAAAGGGGGTCCCCCGGATGGCCATGAGCGAGACGATCACCAGTTGCTCGATCCGGAAACGGGCGAGCATCTCGACGGCCTTGAGCTCGCTCTTCATCTTCCCCCGATGGAGACCGCAGATGACATGGGGCACGATGGGCAGTTCCGCCCCATTTAAGGCCTCAAGGGTGGAGAAGATGCGGGAGATGCCGAAATCCACATGACAGACCGTCTGGTAGGTCTCATCGTCGCCCACCACATCGATCAGGGCCTGATCCACGCCCGCATCTTTCAAGGCCATGGCCGTATCCCGGTCCAGAAGCCCGCAATGGATGGAGACATAGAGGCCGGTTTCCTGTTTCACCTTCCGGATGGCCGGGATAAACCGCGCCCAGGGAAGGCGCCCCTTGCTGTCGCACCCGCCGCTGATGAGGACCCCCAGGCAGCCCTTTTCCGCAACCCGCCTGCACACGTGGAGCAAGGCATCGGGTGACGCGGCAGCGGGCATGGGTTCCAGGATCTTGGCCTGGCAGTGATCGCACATGAGGGCGCAGTGGGCCCCGGTGACGGAGATCCCCGGGTAGGCCCCCCTGAGCCCGTTATAGGAGATCATCCCCGGCAGATAGAAGGTGATCTGTTTTCCGAAGTGCTTCCAGGAAAGCTCCCGGGCATTCCGGAGTCTCTGTTCAAGTGTTGTCATGGCAATTGCCCATCGCCTCTCTTTTTATGGCGAACCGGTCCGGGATCTCCTGAAAATACTCCCTGAAGGCGACCCAGCAGTACGGGAGGATCTCGGATAATCGGTCCCAATCTCTTTCCAGGAGCCGGCGGCGGTCGTTCCCGTGTTTCAGGATTTCCCCCAGTTCTTCTCTCAGTTCCCCTGCATATCCCTGAAGCGCCGACAGATCCCCTCTTCCGAGGGCCTCCACGGCCCATTTCCCGGCCAGCCGGCCGGCAAGGATGGCGTTGGCGATCCCGGCCCCGGTGATGGGGTGGGCGTGCCCTGCAGCGTCTCCTGCCAGCATCATATTCCCTTTGACAACGCGGTCAAGGGGCGCTGTCGGTATCCATCCGAACATCGATTTCCGAGGCAAGGCCCTGATCCTGCCGTCATGGACCAGCCGCCCCACAAACCCGTTGAGCGTGTTCCCGAGGGCCCCGGTCGAGAAATCGCCGCCGGCCAGGGCGATCCCCACATTGGCCTCTTCCCCCCTGGGAAAGAGCCATCCATAGGCCCCGAAGATTTTCGGATGAAAGTATACATCCGTATGCGCCATAGGGCCGATCAACGGCACGCGGACCTGGATGCCCGGAATCACGCGGCCACCGCCGAGGCCCATCCACCGCCCTACCATGGAATGGGGTCCGTCCGCGCCGATGATGACCCCGGGCCTGGTTCGCATTATCCCGCCGTTACACCGCTTCAGGACCACCTCCCCGTCTTCATTTG is a genomic window containing:
- a CDS encoding radical SAM protein, producing the protein MTTLEQRLRNARELSWKHFGKQITFYLPGMISYNGLRGAYPGISVTGAHCALMCDHCQAKILEPMPAAASPDALLHVCRRVAEKGCLGVLISGGCDSKGRLPWARFIPAIRKVKQETGLYVSIHCGLLDRDTAMALKDAGVDQALIDVVGDDETYQTVCHVDFGISRIFSTLEALNGAELPIVPHVICGLHRGKMKSELKAVEMLARFRIEQLVIVSLMAIRGTPFEGVPTPHAHEVAEVMIEARRLMPRVRMSLGCARTRGDEEIELLALEGGVNRMALPSDAVIQRAGDLGLEIRYQRTCCSVGADFSHRDW
- a CDS encoding NAD(P)/FAD-dependent oxidoreductase, coding for MKNKHYDILVVGAGPAGSAAALTAAGLGAKVLVAERRDVIGVPVRCAEYIPRALLGELPFRDRAFVVQPVKAMRTVLPDGDVKETRAPGLIIRRDLLDQRLAECARKHGAEIRTGVRAVSNEDGEVVLKRCNGGIMRTRPGVIIGADGPHSMVGRWMGLGGGRVIPGIQVRVPLIGPMAHTDVYFHPKIFGAYGWLFPRGEEANVGIALAGGDFSTGALGNTLNGFVGRLVHDGRIRALPRKSMFGWIPTAPLDRVVKGNMMLAGDAAGHAHPITGAGIANAILAGRLAGKWAVEALGRGDLSALQGYAGELREELGEILKHGNDRRRLLERDWDRLSEILPYCWVAFREYFQEIPDRFAIKREAMGNCHDNT